One Drosophila willistoni isolate 14030-0811.24 chromosome 2R unlocalized genomic scaffold, UCI_dwil_1.1 Seg167, whole genome shotgun sequence DNA segment encodes these proteins:
- the LOC6643782 gene encoding uncharacterized protein LOC6643782: MNWSRVLLIGLTALALTFVEIASLSLDPVASSELEQYIRKGDVVISTRHIRPRRKLHISIEALFMIDFPMLKHKMSFFLDRKEQRVTLDISANGATESRNFEIPNINETSTIRSLALQFSKNRITLYVDCKPSTHHDIEMSLTKLYTQMDDPVIKLFRERKYPLHFDADMEHSLQRANCQKGLHRRGNRRLLRNKITEREKNKKRDVRSNWYDEPTLSREGADQRQVEVPTDNERGDIPIMHGDCEDALARSLSDLIALVKMLREDVAHQRQEIAYLRLLLENCAGCKEPHSSENLIRVDCRTANPCYPGVDCHDSATGPRCGRCPVGFVGDGKACKPGVTCANFQCYPGVQCHDTVNGAQCDSCPVGYDGDGRTCTLRNPCLDSPCPSGNIIVPTHNLQHSYQRQSQYTQRKYSVITN; this comes from the exons ATGAATTGGTCGCGCGTGCTGCTAATCGGCCTGACCGCATTGGCGCTGACATTCGTGGAGATTGCATCACTATCACTGGATCCAG TTGCCTCCTCCGAATTGGAACAATATATACGTAAAGGTGATGTTGTTATATCCACCAGACATATAAG ACCTCGTCGCAAGTTACATATTTCCATTGAGGCACTCTTTATGATCGATTTTCCCATGCTGAAGCATAAAATGTCATTTTTCTTGGATCGCAAGGAGCAACGGGTGACACTTGATATAAGTGCCAATGGTGCTACAGAATCGCGTAATTTCGAAATACCCAATATAAATGAGACGAGTACTATACGATCGTTGGCTCTTCAGTTTTCCAAGAATCGTATTACATTATATGTGGATTGTAAGCCAAGTACACATCATGACATAGAAATGAGTTTAACCAAATTATACACACAAATGGATGATCCTGTAATTAAATTG TTCCGTGAGCGTAAATATCCTCTGCACTTTGATGCTGATATGGAACATTCTTTGCAAAGAGCCAACTGCCAGAAGGGTCTACATCGGCGGGGTAACAGACGCTTGTTGCGAAACAAGATCACTGAACGTG AGAAGAACAAGAAACGCGACGTACGCAGCAATTGGTATGATGAACCTACTCTGTCTCGGGAAGGTGCCGATCAGCGGCAAGTGGAGGTGCCAACCGACAATGAACGTGGTGATATACCCATCATGCATGGCGATTGTGAAG ACGCCCTCGCACGTTCGCTGAGCGATTTAATAGCTTTGGTTAAGATGCTTCGTGAAGACGTCGCCCACCAACGTCAGGAGATTGCCTACTTGCGTTTGTTATTGGAGAATTGTGCCGGCTGCAAGGAGCCTCACAGCAGTGAAAATCTTATACGAGTGGATTGTCGTACAGCGAATCCTTGTTATCCTG GCGTAGATTGTCATGATTCTGCAACGGGTCCAAGGTGTGGCCGTTGTCCTGTCGGCTTTGTTGGTGACGGGAAGGCCTGCAAGCCAGGCGTCACTTGTGCCAACTTCCAATGTTATCC AGGCGTTCAGTGTCACGATACTGTGAATGGTGCACAGTGTGACTCCTGTCCAGTTGGCTATGATGGTGATGGACGCACATGTACGCTACGTAATCCCTGCCTGGATTCACCATGCCCCTCAG GTAACATTATAGTCCCCACCCATAACCTGCAACACTCGTATCAGAGGCAGAGCCAGTACACGCAACGCAAATACTCGGTCATAACGAACTAA